A single Saccopteryx bilineata isolate mSacBil1 chromosome 9, mSacBil1_pri_phased_curated, whole genome shotgun sequence DNA region contains:
- the LOC136313137 gene encoding LOW QUALITY PROTEIN: interferon lambda-3-like (The sequence of the model RefSeq protein was modified relative to this genomic sequence to represent the inferred CDS: deleted 1 base in 1 codon), whose amino-acid sequence MADPGGAEPRRCLLSHYRSLDPRALAAVKALRDHYVSDAQTSSPGDSGPDRLQLVHPGSSRKSLRPRRRRPQTRRPHSSGCHEAGVIFNLLRLRSSGIRGSAGLWLRVQLFVVLWSRRGCSQWALKLRGLCRRWMDLDGLCWVPEVQVFFQKPEPAHLAKAPPHTGFPSLGHPLAEDLTVGCTLVLVLMTMVLTRTGAVSVPMPLLGTRNCHMAQFKSLSPQEMKVFKRAKDALVKSLSLKNWSCSSRPFPRTRDLSWESQVWERPVAFEAELSLTLKVLGTVANLTPGNILDQPLHTLRHIHTKLQACVPAQSTAGPRPQGHLRHWLHRLHEAQKKESPDCLKASVTFNPFCLLTHDLKCATSGDPETHQ is encoded by the exons ATGGCGGACCCCGGCGGGGCTGAACCCAGGCGCTGCCTCCTCTCGCACTACCGCTCGCTGGACCCCAGGGCGCTGGCGGCCGTCAAGGCGCTGAGGGACCACTACGTGAGTGATGCCCAGACGTCCAGTCCCGGGGACTCCGGGCCTGACAGG CTCCAGCTGGTGCATCCTGGTTCCTCGAGGAAGTCCCTCCGGCCACGCAGGAGGCGTCCCCAAACACGAAGACCT CACTCGTCTGGGTGCCACGAAGCAGGTGTTATCTTCAACCTCCTGCGTCTGCGTTCCTCGGGGATCCGTGGTTCTGCAGGCCTGTGGCTGCGCGTGCAGCTCTTTGTTGTCCTTTGGTCGAGGCGGGGCTGCAGCCAGTGGGCGCTGAAGCTCAGGGGCCTCTGCCGCCGCTGGATGGACCTTGATGGCCTGTGCTGGGTGCCCGAGGTGCAGGTATTTTTCCAGAAACCAGAAC CTGCTCACCTGGCTAAGGCCCCGCCCCACACGGGCTTCCCCAGCCTGGGGCATCCCCTGGCAGAAG ACTTGACTGTGGGTTGCACACTGGTGCTGGTGCTGATGACCATGGTACTGACCAGGACAGGAGCAGTTTCTGTCCCCATGCCCCTCCTGGGTACA AGGAACTGCCACATGGCCCAGTTCAAGTCGTTGTCCCCACAAGAGATGAAGGTTTTCAAGAGGGCCAAGGATGCCCTGGTGA AGTCGCTCTCACTGAAGAACTGGAGCTGCAGCTCCCGCCCATTCCCCAGGACCCGGGACCTGAGTTGGGAGAGTCAG gtGTGGGAGCGCCCTGTGGCCTTCGAGGCTGAGCTGTCCCTGACACTGAAGGTCCTGGGGACCGTGGCTAACTTAACCCCAGGGAACATCCTGGACCAGCCCCTTCACACTCTGCGCCACATCCACACCAAGCTTCAGGCCTGT GTCCCAGCTCAGTCCACAGCAGGCCCCAGGCCGCAGGGCCACCTCCGCCACTGGCTGCACCGCCTTCACGAGGCCCAGAAAAAG GAGTCCCCTGACTGCCTCAAAGCTTCTGTCACATTCAACCCCTTCTGCCTCCTCACTCATGACCTGAAATGTGCCACCAGTGGAGATCCTGAGACCCACCAGTAA